A stretch of the Methylacidiphilum caldifontis genome encodes the following:
- the pqqE gene encoding pyrroloquinoline quinone biosynthesis protein PqqE → MSKSRFLPFSLLCELTFHCPLQCPYCSNSTHYSGWIKNELSTEQWIRVLREAQKLGILQVYFSGGEPLVRKDITTLIRTAHDLGFYSNMSTGGTLIHKELLKEIKEAGLDSIQLSIQDSRPDLADQISGVKKSFEKKIEAARLILESEIPLGINVVIHRHNIDRIAEIIDFAASLGAHRLELANTQYYGWALLNRKKLLPSKQQIEKASQEASKAKEKYKGKMEILFVIPDYYSPFPKPCMQGWGKIYMTVSADGTVLPCQSARDIRSLSFPNIRSDSLENIWWNSEAFNKFRGTDFLPEPCKSCPRKEIDFGGCRCQAFLLTSDAAATDPACIYSPHHHIIERIIQEENPAETPSEDKKFIYRNLKNSKTLQA, encoded by the coding sequence ATGTCCAAATCAAGGTTTTTACCTTTTTCTTTGCTTTGCGAACTTACATTTCATTGTCCTCTACAGTGTCCTTATTGCAGCAACTCCACACACTATTCAGGATGGATTAAAAACGAATTGAGTACCGAACAATGGATAAGAGTTTTAAGAGAAGCTCAAAAACTGGGTATTTTACAAGTCTATTTTTCCGGTGGAGAGCCCTTAGTGCGCAAAGACATCACGACCTTAATTCGTACAGCTCATGACCTTGGTTTCTACTCAAACATGAGCACGGGCGGTACCCTTATCCATAAAGAGCTTCTTAAAGAGATTAAAGAAGCAGGTCTAGACAGTATACAGCTCAGTATCCAGGACAGCAGGCCAGATTTAGCTGACCAAATTTCTGGAGTGAAAAAAAGCTTTGAAAAGAAAATAGAAGCTGCTCGACTCATCCTTGAAAGTGAAATTCCACTGGGAATCAACGTGGTCATTCACAGGCATAATATTGATCGGATTGCTGAAATTATCGATTTTGCAGCAAGCTTGGGAGCCCATAGATTAGAACTAGCCAATACCCAGTACTACGGTTGGGCACTGCTGAATAGGAAAAAGCTGCTTCCCAGCAAACAACAGATAGAAAAGGCATCTCAAGAAGCATCCAAGGCAAAAGAAAAATACAAAGGAAAAATGGAAATCCTTTTTGTAATTCCCGATTACTATAGTCCTTTTCCTAAACCCTGCATGCAAGGCTGGGGGAAAATTTATATGACTGTTTCAGCCGATGGAACCGTTTTGCCCTGTCAAAGTGCACGCGACATTCGCTCTCTTTCTTTTCCAAATATTCGATCAGACAGTTTAGAAAATATCTGGTGGAATTCTGAAGCCTTCAACAAATTCCGAGGAACCGATTTCCTTCCTGAACCGTGTAAGAGCTGTCCTCGAAAAGAGATCGATTTTGGAGGTTGTCGCTGTCAAGCTTTCTTACTTACCTCTGATGCAGCGGCAACAGACCCAGCCTGTATCTATTCTCCTCATCATCATATTATTGAGCGCATTATCCAAGAAGAAAACCCGGCCGAAACTCCTTCTGAAGATAAAAAGTTTATCTATAGAAACCTCAAAAATTCAAAGACTCTACAGGCTTAA
- the pqqD gene encoding pyrroloquinoline quinone biosynthesis peptide chaperone PqqD: MHSEKIPALSPKTRLKFDEARGKPVLLFPEGLLFLNQTAYRILQLCDGQRKLSDIINELEKDFSVDRVAMEKDVWEFLLALHEKGLLQIH, from the coding sequence ATGCACTCTGAAAAAATTCCTGCACTGTCCCCTAAAACTAGGCTTAAATTCGATGAAGCAAGAGGAAAGCCTGTACTGCTTTTCCCCGAAGGTCTTCTCTTCTTGAATCAAACCGCCTACAGAATTTTGCAGCTATGCGATGGTCAAAGAAAACTTTCAGATATTATCAACGAACTGGAAAAAGATTTTTCTGTAGATAGGGTTGCGATGGAAAAAGATGTATGGGAATTTTTATTAGCCCTTCATGAAAAGGGTCTTTTACAAATCCATTAG
- the pqqC gene encoding pyrroloquinoline-quinone synthase PqqC has product MLQMNSVFYSPQTVYPSFVPKETFVSQLPLAAPQFEEVLKQIGANSYHDKHPFHLLMNEGKLSKEALQGWVANRFYYQAQIPIKDAAILSNCPDRELRRAWISRIHDHDGFGEDPGGIERWLNLGLAVGLSREDLLSHRYLLPGVRYAVDAYVHFCREQPWLIAMASSLTELFAPTIHRIRISAFPKYYPWIDPKGLKYFERRVEQAPRDVRFTLGLVLEKCTTQQLQLSVIEALQFKCDLLWSMLDALYMHYQLGIRVPRPLYAL; this is encoded by the coding sequence ATGCTACAAATGAACTCAGTGTTTTATTCTCCACAGACCGTTTACCCTTCTTTTGTACCCAAAGAAACATTTGTTTCACAACTTCCTCTTGCTGCTCCTCAATTCGAAGAAGTTTTAAAACAGATAGGAGCAAATAGCTATCATGACAAGCATCCTTTCCATCTGCTTATGAATGAAGGGAAACTCTCCAAAGAAGCGTTACAAGGATGGGTAGCTAACCGTTTTTACTACCAAGCGCAGATCCCCATTAAAGATGCAGCTATTCTTTCCAATTGTCCCGATAGAGAACTGAGACGTGCCTGGATTTCTAGGATTCATGATCATGATGGCTTTGGAGAAGATCCTGGTGGAATAGAAAGATGGCTTAATTTGGGTTTAGCTGTCGGTTTAAGCAGGGAAGATCTGCTGTCCCATCGTTATTTACTCCCTGGAGTCCGATACGCCGTTGATGCTTATGTTCATTTTTGTAGAGAGCAGCCCTGGCTTATTGCTATGGCCTCTTCCCTGACCGAGCTGTTTGCTCCCACGATCCATCGGATACGGATTTCAGCTTTTCCTAAATATTATCCCTGGATCGATCCCAAGGGTTTAAAGTATTTTGAGAGGAGAGTTGAACAGGCCCCTCGGGATGTCCGTTTTACCCTGGGTCTTGTCCTTGAAAAATGCACAACACAACAACTGCAGCTATCGGTAATTGAAGCCTTGCAGTTCAAATGTGATTTACTCTGGTCTATGCTCGATGCCCTCTATATGCATTACCAACTGGGTATACGTGTACCTAGGCCTCTTTATGCACTCTGA
- the pqqB gene encoding pyrroloquinoline quinone biosynthesis protein PqqB, with protein sequence MEVLVLGSGAGGGIPQWNCLCPNCVRARLEIKEKKEPFSLRRTQSSIAVRAVGEKWVLLNASIDLPTQLSREPELAPPGIEIRSSPFSAVVLTDAQIDHASGLLSLREGKDIELLCSESSWDLLSNSYPLIRILSSYLEIKKATFPFKIGSLLFNALNLGRSVPPYAQREPRPDDVIAVSIEEESGKKIVYCPALPEINPQLEEFIQESECVFIDGTFWSENELCLWNIKEKKASQMGHVPVGGENGSLNWLSSLKIPRKIYIHINNTNPMIDPDSAQAKAVALSGVEIAYDGMKLLL encoded by the coding sequence ATGGAAGTCTTAGTCCTTGGTTCCGGTGCAGGAGGAGGGATTCCTCAGTGGAATTGTCTTTGTCCAAATTGTGTTCGAGCAAGATTAGAAATCAAAGAAAAAAAAGAGCCTTTCTCTTTGAGAAGAACTCAGTCTTCAATAGCTGTCCGAGCGGTAGGAGAAAAATGGGTTCTTCTCAATGCATCCATTGATTTACCGACACAACTTTCTCGAGAGCCTGAATTGGCTCCTCCAGGTATTGAAATTCGTTCATCTCCCTTCTCAGCGGTAGTCCTAACCGATGCCCAGATTGACCACGCCTCTGGATTACTTTCATTAAGAGAAGGCAAAGACATCGAACTGCTTTGTTCTGAATCGAGTTGGGACCTTCTTTCTAATTCTTATCCCTTGATACGCATCCTTTCTTCATATCTTGAAATTAAAAAAGCCACATTTCCCTTTAAAATCGGCTCTCTTTTATTTAATGCCTTAAACTTAGGACGATCAGTCCCTCCTTATGCCCAAAGGGAACCTCGTCCCGATGACGTTATAGCTGTGAGTATAGAAGAGGAATCCGGAAAAAAAATAGTTTATTGTCCAGCACTTCCTGAAATCAACCCTCAGCTCGAAGAGTTTATCCAGGAGTCAGAATGTGTTTTTATTGATGGCACTTTCTGGTCTGAAAATGAACTTTGTCTTTGGAATATCAAAGAAAAGAAAGCCTCTCAAATGGGCCATGTTCCTGTAGGTGGAGAAAATGGATCTTTAAACTGGCTTTCATCCCTCAAAATACCTAGAAAAATTTACATTCATATCAACAATACTAATCCCATGATTGATCCTGATTCGGCACAGGCAAAAGCCGTGGCTTTATCTGGAGTAGAAATTGCTTACGATGGGATGAAGCTTTTGCTATAG
- the pqqA gene encoding pyrroloquinoline quinone precursor peptide PqqA, which yields MNWEKPVFEELNLCMEVTAYAFIAES from the coding sequence ATGAATTGGGAAAAACCAGTATTCGAAGAATTAAATCTCTGCATGGAAGTTACAGCTTACGCATTTATTGCTGAGAGCTAA
- a CDS encoding beta-propeller fold lactonase family protein: MQFRLVIKIYKKLGLFPASFFFRSIWSVSFFLFFLVFSLFSYGQDSSLGFVSHEGGITLIDIAKNLKLKEIVLPGSFLRGIGLSAEGKTLFVADKSSGSVLVVDIDEGKIINTIALGQNPEFLRIHPLKKTLFVSYEPDKNQSGSSNRAKIAQIDIHKEKILKEFLSGEETEAIEFSADGTKLLVSNEGENTIGIYDISSGKEIKRQSVQAIGLRPRGLKRAPFGDIYAVTFENSNKVALFDKDFSLIKEAPTASGPYGLAFDPSAKKLLVLAFRDRKLQVFEVPTLKLIAEAPVGERSWHFTFSPDGKKILVASGRSNKLIVLDAVNFKELATIEGIKAPWGIVTFPPSYGSLDNP, from the coding sequence ATGCAATTCAGATTGGTCATTAAAATCTATAAAAAGTTAGGTTTATTTCCAGCTTCTTTTTTCTTTAGATCCATTTGGAGTGTTTCTTTTTTTCTATTCTTTCTAGTTTTCTCTCTTTTTAGCTATGGCCAAGACTCTTCTTTAGGGTTCGTTAGTCATGAAGGAGGCATAACCCTCATCGATATAGCCAAGAATTTAAAACTTAAAGAGATAGTCTTGCCTGGGAGCTTCCTTCGGGGTATTGGTTTGAGTGCCGAGGGTAAGACTCTTTTTGTCGCCGATAAATCCAGTGGCTCTGTTTTGGTTGTAGACATCGATGAGGGTAAAATCATAAATACTATTGCTTTAGGGCAGAATCCTGAGTTTCTGAGAATCCATCCCCTTAAAAAAACACTTTTTGTCTCTTATGAACCAGACAAGAATCAGTCTGGGTCCAGTAATAGAGCAAAAATTGCCCAAATCGATATCCATAAAGAAAAGATCTTAAAAGAATTTTTGTCCGGAGAAGAAACCGAAGCCATAGAGTTTTCAGCAGATGGTACAAAGCTCCTTGTTTCCAATGAAGGAGAAAATACCATTGGAATTTACGATATTTCTTCAGGAAAGGAAATAAAACGGCAGAGTGTTCAGGCTATAGGCCTGAGACCTAGAGGGCTAAAAAGAGCTCCTTTTGGAGATATATATGCTGTAACTTTTGAAAACAGTAACAAAGTGGCCCTATTCGATAAAGATTTTTCTCTAATAAAAGAGGCTCCTACCGCTTCTGGACCTTATGGATTGGCCTTTGATCCTTCGGCCAAAAAATTACTTGTCCTAGCTTTCCGAGATCGAAAGCTGCAGGTCTTTGAGGTCCCAACCCTTAAACTTATTGCTGAAGCTCCTGTGGGTGAGAGGAGCTGGCATTTTACTTTTAGTCCTGATGGAAAAAAAATACTGGTAGCCAGTGGCCGATCCAATAAACTAATCGTTTTAGACGCAGTCAATTTTAAGGAACTGGCAACGATTGAAGGGATCAAAGCCCCATGGGGTATTGTTACTTTTCCACCGAGTTATGGAAGTTTAGATAATCCATAA
- a CDS encoding NAD(P)H-dependent oxidoreductase subunit E encodes MDQKIEDLLAFYSTKPNGLIPFYHKVQEELGYIPKEFIPQIASSFNLSQAEVYGVLTFYADFRTQPPGKNILRICRAEACQSNGCHKLIKKAKEALRIDFGQTSADGQVTLLPTFCFGNCANGPSVSLNGKLYGRVDVQKMEKLIASIQQCYA; translated from the coding sequence ATGGATCAGAAAATAGAAGATTTGTTGGCTTTTTATTCCACAAAACCTAATGGACTCATTCCTTTTTATCATAAGGTTCAAGAAGAGCTTGGATATATCCCTAAAGAATTTATTCCTCAGATCGCTTCTTCTTTTAATCTTTCACAAGCTGAAGTCTATGGAGTTCTGACTTTTTATGCCGATTTCAGAACACAACCTCCTGGAAAAAATATTCTAAGAATTTGCAGGGCTGAAGCTTGCCAGTCCAATGGTTGTCACAAACTCATAAAAAAAGCAAAAGAAGCTTTACGAATCGATTTTGGGCAAACATCGGCGGATGGGCAAGTTACTTTGCTGCCGACATTTTGTTTTGGTAATTGTGCTAACGGTCCTTCAGTTTCCCTTAACGGAAAACTGTATGGCCGGGTAGATGTGCAGAAAATGGAAAAACTTATTGCTTCAATTCAGCAATGCTATGCATAA
- a CDS encoding formate dehydrogenase beta subunit — MHKLYISKDYSSVAVGADEVALVVEKEASSRSIPLSIIRTGSYGLYWLEPLVEVQLEGTKRVAYGPVKPEDVRPLFESGFLNGGDHPLFIGDVQEHPYLKRQKRLIFERMGRLEPLSLDAYVEMGGFRGLKNALEWGQNRVIDEVTKSGLRGRGGAGFPTGIKWKTTWLAPSSQKYIVCNADEGDSGTFSDRMVMEGDPFLLIEGMMIAGFAVGANKGYIYLRSEYPLAYEILNKAIDICKQKGYLGSKLFGTSFSFDLEVYLGAGAYICGEETALLDSLEGKRGMVRPRPPLPAVKGLWGQPTVINNVITLASVPWILSYGGDAYARFGVNRSKGTLPVQLSGNLKYPGLVEVPFGISLKELIYEFGGGTRTGKPLKAIQIGGPLGPYLPESLLDIPLDYEELSKIKGIVGHGGIVAFDDSVNLAHMAHYAMEFCAEESCGKCTPCRIGSTRGMELMEKIIWGKGSRKDLELLFELCDTMINASLCGLGGMTPFPVLSALRYFPEDFGYSKQDIVAFATTN, encoded by the coding sequence ATGCATAAGCTTTATATATCAAAAGACTATTCTTCAGTGGCTGTTGGGGCAGACGAAGTCGCGTTGGTTGTTGAAAAAGAGGCTTCATCAAGAAGCATTCCCCTAAGCATTATCCGTACGGGTTCCTATGGTCTTTATTGGCTTGAGCCTTTAGTTGAAGTGCAACTGGAGGGCACAAAAAGGGTTGCTTATGGCCCTGTTAAGCCAGAGGATGTAAGGCCCCTATTTGAATCAGGGTTCCTTAATGGTGGGGATCATCCCTTGTTCATCGGTGATGTCCAAGAGCATCCTTATTTAAAAAGACAGAAAAGACTCATTTTTGAACGCATGGGCCGTCTTGAGCCCCTTTCTTTAGATGCTTACGTTGAGATGGGCGGTTTTAGGGGTTTAAAAAATGCGCTAGAGTGGGGACAGAACCGAGTCATCGATGAAGTCACGAAGTCTGGGCTAAGAGGAAGGGGAGGGGCTGGGTTCCCTACAGGAATAAAATGGAAGACGACCTGGCTAGCGCCTTCTTCACAGAAATATATTGTTTGCAATGCGGATGAAGGGGATTCAGGAACCTTTTCTGACCGCATGGTGATGGAAGGCGATCCATTCCTTCTCATAGAAGGGATGATGATTGCAGGCTTCGCTGTTGGAGCCAATAAAGGATATATCTATTTGAGGTCTGAATATCCTCTAGCCTACGAGATACTCAACAAGGCCATTGATATTTGTAAGCAAAAGGGATATTTAGGGAGCAAGCTTTTCGGCACTTCCTTTAGTTTTGATCTAGAAGTCTATCTGGGCGCGGGAGCCTATATATGTGGGGAGGAAACAGCCCTTTTGGATAGTCTTGAAGGCAAAAGAGGCATGGTCAGGCCAAGACCCCCTTTACCTGCAGTAAAAGGACTATGGGGACAGCCTACGGTTATTAACAATGTAATCACGCTTGCTTCTGTGCCTTGGATTTTATCTTATGGCGGGGATGCCTATGCCCGTTTTGGAGTGAATCGTTCTAAGGGCACTCTGCCTGTACAGCTTTCGGGAAACCTGAAATATCCTGGACTTGTTGAAGTGCCTTTTGGGATTAGCCTTAAAGAGCTCATCTATGAGTTTGGAGGGGGAACTCGCACGGGCAAACCTTTGAAAGCTATTCAAATTGGTGGCCCCCTAGGTCCTTATCTACCGGAGTCTCTTTTAGACATTCCTTTGGATTATGAAGAATTAAGCAAAATAAAGGGTATTGTAGGGCATGGAGGCATTGTAGCCTTTGATGATTCCGTCAATTTGGCTCACATGGCTCATTATGCAATGGAGTTTTGTGCCGAGGAGTCCTGCGGAAAATGTACCCCTTGTCGGATTGGTTCTACACGGGGCATGGAGCTAATGGAAAAAATAATATGGGGAAAAGGGTCACGGAAGGATTTGGAACTCCTTTTTGAGCTGTGCGATACGATGATTAATGCATCGCTTTGTGGTTTAGGAGGAATGACTCCTTTTCCCGTATTAAGTGCTTTGAGGTATTTTCCAGAGGATTTTGGTTATAGTAAGCAAGATATTGTGGCTTTTGCTACTACGAACTAG
- the fdhF gene encoding formate dehydrogenase subunit alpha — protein MLTDKRNDLGTPASSAERNWYRNGKNNGRAQVEHSRVDFSSNVKSKTVTLTIDGNEVTVPEGTSLLRAAALNGIMIPKLCATDSLEPFGSCRLCLVEIEGKRGYPASCTTLAEQGMKVKTYSQRLAKLRRNVMELYISDHPLDCLMCPVDGDCELQDMAGAVGLRDVRYGFSGKNHLKSEKDKTNPYFTFDPAKCIVCFRCVRACDEIQGTLALTARHRGFDSIITPGPTHEFLSSECVSCGACVMACPTAALIENKVIEKGLPLKTTITTCAYCGVGCSFEVQTQGHEIIRLVPNKNGHANHGHSCVKGRFAWTYALSPERATKPLMRKSIEEPWKEVSWEEAIAYVASEFKRIAEKYGRNSIGAVSSSRCTNEEDFLVQKLVRAVFRNNNIDTCARVCHSPTGYGLKAAFGTSAGTNPFDSIRFADVIFIIGANPTDGHPVFGSHMKRRLREGARLIIADPRKIDLVKTPHIKADYHLQLKPGTNVALLNALAYTILEEGLENRAFIEQKCDKISFGKWMEFIRREENSPERAQEITGVDAGLIRAAARLYATGGNAAIYYGLGVTEHSQGTTAVLAIANLAMLTGNVGKEGAGVNPLRGQNNVQGSCDMGSFPHEFSGYRHVSDYQTRALFEEAWNVPLDPEPGFRITNMLTEAVYGNFKAIYVHGEDLTQSDPDSNHVIEALKSMELVVLHDIFLNEMSKYCHVFLPGCSFLEKDGTFTNAERRIQRVRQVLPPACGKQEWEVIQEIAQAMGYPMHYNHPSEIMDEIARLTPTFRGVSYEKLDKLGSIQWPCNEEAIEGTPVMHREKFFRGLGQFHITGYVPTPEKPTRRFPLILTTGRILHHYNVGTQTRRTENIIWFKEDVLEIHPSDAQDRGIKDGELVEVTSRKGSGFFRCKVTERVQPGTVYATFHFPESRANIVTTEISDWATNCPEYKVTAVQVSAVAKEKAVKEALC, from the coding sequence ATGCTGACCGATAAACGCAATGATTTAGGAACTCCAGCAAGCTCAGCAGAAAGGAATTGGTATAGAAACGGCAAAAACAATGGCCGTGCCCAAGTTGAGCACAGTCGAGTTGATTTCAGCTCCAATGTCAAGTCAAAAACCGTTACTTTAACTATTGATGGGAATGAAGTCACTGTTCCAGAGGGCACTTCTTTATTGAGAGCTGCAGCATTAAATGGGATTATGATCCCAAAACTTTGCGCGACAGATAGCCTTGAACCTTTTGGATCCTGCCGGCTTTGCCTTGTAGAAATTGAAGGCAAAAGGGGCTACCCCGCTTCCTGTACAACATTGGCTGAGCAGGGTATGAAAGTAAAGACTTATTCACAGAGGCTGGCCAAGCTTCGTCGCAATGTCATGGAACTTTACATATCCGATCATCCTTTGGATTGTCTGATGTGTCCAGTGGATGGGGATTGCGAACTTCAAGATATGGCGGGAGCCGTAGGCTTAAGGGACGTACGTTATGGATTTTCAGGAAAAAACCATCTAAAAAGCGAAAAAGATAAAACAAATCCCTATTTCACCTTTGATCCAGCTAAATGTATTGTTTGTTTTCGATGTGTCCGGGCTTGCGATGAAATTCAGGGCACATTAGCTTTAACGGCTCGTCATAGAGGTTTTGATTCGATCATTACTCCCGGTCCTACGCATGAATTTCTTTCCTCAGAATGCGTATCTTGTGGGGCTTGTGTCATGGCTTGTCCAACCGCAGCGCTGATCGAGAATAAGGTTATTGAAAAGGGCTTACCCTTAAAAACGACAATTACAACCTGTGCTTATTGTGGAGTGGGTTGCTCATTTGAAGTTCAAACCCAAGGTCATGAAATTATAAGACTTGTCCCCAATAAGAACGGCCATGCTAATCATGGCCATTCTTGTGTAAAAGGGAGATTTGCTTGGACTTATGCATTAAGCCCCGAAAGGGCAACTAAGCCCTTAATGCGTAAAAGCATTGAGGAACCTTGGAAAGAAGTGAGCTGGGAAGAAGCCATAGCCTATGTTGCTTCTGAATTTAAACGAATAGCCGAAAAATATGGCCGGAATTCTATTGGAGCGGTCAGCTCATCTCGTTGTACAAACGAGGAAGATTTTCTTGTTCAAAAATTGGTCCGTGCTGTTTTCCGTAATAACAACATCGATACCTGTGCTCGAGTCTGTCATTCTCCTACCGGTTATGGACTTAAGGCTGCGTTTGGGACTTCAGCGGGCACAAATCCTTTTGATTCAATCCGGTTTGCTGATGTCATTTTCATCATTGGCGCTAATCCTACGGATGGTCATCCCGTCTTTGGTTCCCACATGAAACGGAGGTTGAGGGAAGGGGCTCGGCTCATTATAGCTGATCCAAGAAAAATCGATCTGGTCAAAACCCCTCACATTAAAGCGGATTATCATCTCCAACTTAAGCCGGGCACAAACGTTGCCTTGCTCAATGCCCTTGCTTACACGATTCTTGAAGAGGGACTGGAAAATCGAGCTTTTATAGAGCAGAAGTGTGACAAGATATCCTTTGGAAAGTGGATGGAGTTCATCCGTAGAGAGGAAAATTCCCCTGAAAGAGCTCAGGAAATAACAGGAGTAGATGCAGGGCTTATTAGAGCCGCTGCAAGGCTTTATGCCACAGGGGGCAATGCAGCGATCTACTATGGATTGGGTGTCACAGAACATTCCCAAGGGACAACGGCGGTATTGGCTATTGCTAATTTAGCGATGCTTACCGGAAACGTGGGCAAAGAAGGAGCTGGTGTTAATCCTCTTAGGGGTCAAAACAATGTCCAGGGATCCTGCGACATGGGCTCATTTCCACATGAATTTTCTGGCTACAGGCACGTTTCAGATTATCAAACAAGAGCCCTTTTTGAAGAAGCTTGGAATGTTCCCTTGGATCCTGAACCTGGTTTTAGGATCACCAACATGTTGACCGAAGCTGTCTATGGGAATTTTAAGGCCATCTACGTCCATGGAGAAGATCTTACTCAATCTGATCCAGATAGTAACCATGTCATTGAAGCCTTAAAATCGATGGAACTTGTCGTGCTCCATGACATTTTCCTGAACGAGATGTCTAAATATTGCCATGTGTTTCTGCCCGGATGTTCTTTCCTGGAAAAAGATGGCACTTTTACTAATGCTGAAAGAAGGATCCAGAGGGTAAGGCAGGTTTTACCTCCGGCATGTGGCAAACAGGAATGGGAGGTAATCCAAGAAATTGCTCAGGCAATGGGCTATCCCATGCATTACAATCATCCTTCAGAAATCATGGATGAAATTGCACGGCTTACTCCTACATTCCGAGGCGTAAGTTATGAAAAACTAGATAAACTGGGAAGTATACAGTGGCCATGCAATGAAGAGGCGATCGAAGGCACGCCCGTTATGCATAGGGAAAAATTCTTTAGAGGATTGGGTCAATTCCATATCACAGGTTATGTTCCTACACCTGAAAAACCGACACGCCGTTTCCCTCTTATTTTAACGACAGGTAGAATATTGCACCATTACAATGTAGGAACGCAGACACGAAGAACAGAGAATATCATATGGTTTAAGGAAGATGTACTTGAAATTCATCCTTCAGATGCCCAGGACAGAGGGATAAAAGATGGAGAACTTGTTGAAGTAACAAGTAGAAAAGGGAGTGGTTTTTTTAGGTGTAAAGTGACTGAAAGGGTGCAACCCGGTACGGTGTATGCGACATTTCATTTTCCAGAAAGTCGTGCGAATATCGTGACAACAGAAATATCGGATTGGGCAACCAACTGCCCTGAATATAAAGTAACCGCTGTGCAGGTTAGTGCTGTAGCTAAAGAAAAAGCAGTAAAAGAGGCTCTTTGTTAG
- a CDS encoding formate dehydrogenase subunit delta, translating into MKTVYEDLIFMANQIGDFYKNYPSTEEAIEGIVSHFCRFWSPIMRQRIINYVEENGGEELYPLVREAVKKLKASS; encoded by the coding sequence ATGAAAACGGTATACGAGGATCTCATCTTCATGGCCAACCAGATTGGAGATTTTTATAAAAATTATCCTTCAACTGAGGAAGCCATAGAAGGGATTGTCAGCCATTTTTGTCGATTTTGGTCACCCATCATGCGCCAAAGAATCATTAACTATGTCGAAGAAAATGGAGGAGAAGAGCTTTATCCTTTGGTTAGGGAGGCTGTGAAAAAACTCAAGGCCAGCAGCTGA
- a CDS encoding DNA-3-methyladenine glycosylase, translating to MGEKIGLEAYLTDDPVKGALFFLGKKISVKDEKGIVSAIIFETEAYGGAEDRACHGYGNRITPRNKILFHQGGIAYVYFCYGIHYLLNFVLGPEGVPMAVLIRGVWIIEGKERVRERRKGISEKHWADGPGKVTQALGIKSSDNGISLVGDRIWVENTGIVVPQVEIERTARIGVDYAGEWAKKPFRFLWKKGKEEIGSLKL from the coding sequence ATGGGTGAAAAGATCGGACTTGAAGCCTATTTGACAGATGATCCCGTTAAAGGAGCTCTTTTTTTTCTTGGAAAAAAAATATCTGTTAAAGATGAGAAGGGGATAGTTTCAGCAATTATTTTCGAAACGGAAGCCTATGGAGGAGCTGAGGATAGGGCTTGTCATGGATATGGGAATCGCATTACTCCAAGAAATAAGATCTTATTTCACCAGGGAGGTATCGCCTATGTTTATTTCTGTTATGGCATTCACTATCTTTTGAATTTTGTCCTTGGTCCTGAAGGCGTTCCTATGGCTGTGCTCATACGTGGGGTGTGGATTATCGAAGGAAAAGAGAGGGTTAGAGAGAGAAGAAAAGGAATATCTGAAAAACATTGGGCTGATGGGCCAGGAAAGGTTACGCAGGCTTTGGGCATCAAATCTTCGGATAATGGAATCTCCCTCGTAGGAGATCGCATCTGGGTAGAAAATACAGGAATAGTTGTTCCTCAGGTAGAAATTGAGAGAACAGCTCGAATTGGTGTCGATTATGCCGGAGAATGGGCTAAAAAGCCTTTTCGTTTCCTATGGAAAAAAGGAAAAGAAGAAATAGGTTCCTTAAAGCTATAA